In Desulfobacterales bacterium, the genomic stretch GCACAAAGCCGGGATCGACATGGAACATGTTTTGCTCAGCGCCTCTGGATAAAGGGTCTGCGAGTGCATCCTGAATCTCGCGGGAGAGTGTTTCCGAGACCTGAACCTCCCTTGAGCTCGAGTCCATGCCGGCAACATTGCCACGAAAAAAGATCGCCCGCCGGACAGGATCGATGTCCTCAAACGGGTTCAGCGCCAAGACTTCGCTCAACTTGGCACCCGTATATCGGATCAGCAGAAAAATGAATAAAATTCGGCGGCGGGACAGGCGCACATCGGCACGCGGCGAGCTTTCAGCCCATTCCCGGAAAGATTGCTCCAGCCGGTTGAGCTGAACCGTGTCCAGGCAGTTGCCATCCTCTGGAATCGAAACGATACGTCCGTGGTCCCTGCTTTCGGACAATGGCGTTGGTGAAACAGTACGCGTTGGATCAATTTTTGTATTTGAATTCATCGAATGGTACCATCGACTAACCCGGCTCTGCGATCAGGCCCTTTCGGCCCTTTATCAGAAACATGCACGAAAAAACGTGTATCATTAAAGAAGGTGATTAGCTGCCAAGCATCCCAGCATCCGGCTTTGCCGGTTTAGGCATTTTCTATTTGAGTAGTTATAGCATATCCCCTTCGTAAAGTAACTCGGCTTCTTTTTTCACGTTTAGTCTGCGTTTAAGCTATTTCTCTATTTCGACCGCAACAAATACAGCAGCTGAAAGAACCAAAACCATCGCAAGTTCATTTATGGTAAGCGGCACCGTCTTGAAAACCGGGTTCAGGAAAGGAATGTAGATCGTTGCAAATTGGAGAAGGACGGTTGCCATAACGCTCAGCATCAAAGGCTTATTGGTGAAAAAGCCCTGAGTAAAGATCGACTCCTTTTCAGAACGGATGGCAAGGACATGGCCCAACTGAAGAAGACAAAGCGTGGCAACCACCATCGTCTGCCAGTGCGCATCCCCCGTGTGAATCGCCCATGCCTGAAGCGACAGCACCACGCCCGCCATCAGAAGGCCCACCCACACCGCATGATATCCCAGCCCGCCGGAAAAGACACTTTCCTTTGAATGACGCGGCGGCCACTTCATAATATTTCGCTCCGCGGGTTCCATTGAAAGCGCCAGGGCCGGAAGACCGTCGGTCACCAGGTTTATCCAGAGAATGTGTATCGGCTGAAGGGGTATCGGAAGCCCCAGAAACGGCGCCACAGATGACGATCACGGCATAGGCAAGCTTTTTCCCGAATGCGGCCAG encodes the following:
- a CDS encoding cation-translocating P-type ATPase C-terminal domain-containing protein, with the protein product MTDGLPALALSMEPAERNIMKWPPRHSKESVFSGGLGYHAVWVGLLMAGVVLSLQAWAIHTGDAHWQTMVVATLCLLQLGHVLAIRSEKESIFTQGFFTNKPLMLSVMATVLLQFATIYIPFLNPVFKTVPLTINELAMVLVLSAAVFVAVEIEK